A genomic segment from Flavobacterium sp. 9R encodes:
- a CDS encoding glycosyltransferase family 4 protein yields the protein MNIAFLTPEYPHPNTGHSGGIGTSIKNLAIGLLAQKCKVRVLVYGQREDAIFEDEGICIQQIKNIKCKGLSWWLTRKKIQRIINQLYDSKEIDLVEAPDWTGITSFITPKKCPIVIRLHGSDTYFCHLDKRPVKWINKFHEKRGLQNADGLLSVSQYTADVTKAVFGLDKKITIIPNPIDTHLFSANAENSNEEKSILYFGSIIRKKGLLELPLIFNKVIEKNPKTKLVLVGKDVPDITTGNPSTWQMMQVLFSKQAKEKVMYLGSIPYAEIKAKIAEATLCVFPSFAEAFPVSWLESMAMHTPIVASNIGWAKEMIDDGKSGFLVDPKDHNLFADRINELLEDIELRKNIGISARCTIENVFDIKKIALQNVDFYESIISK from the coding sequence ATGAATATAGCTTTTTTAACTCCAGAATATCCTCACCCCAATACGGGCCACTCTGGTGGTATTGGCACAAGTATTAAAAATTTGGCGATTGGTCTTTTGGCTCAAAAATGTAAAGTGCGAGTACTAGTTTATGGGCAAAGGGAAGATGCTATTTTTGAGGATGAGGGTATTTGTATTCAACAAATAAAAAACATAAAGTGTAAAGGATTATCATGGTGGTTGACTCGAAAAAAGATTCAAAGAATAATTAATCAATTGTATGATTCAAAAGAAATTGATTTGGTTGAAGCACCTGATTGGACTGGAATCACTTCCTTTATTACACCCAAGAAATGTCCAATTGTAATTCGATTACATGGATCTGATACTTATTTTTGTCATTTAGATAAACGCCCAGTGAAATGGATTAATAAATTTCATGAAAAAAGAGGGTTACAAAATGCTGATGGATTACTATCGGTAAGTCAATATACAGCCGATGTTACCAAAGCTGTTTTTGGGTTGGATAAAAAAATCACAATTATTCCAAATCCGATTGATACGCATTTGTTTAGTGCTAATGCTGAAAATTCAAATGAAGAAAAAAGCATATTGTATTTCGGAAGTATTATTCGAAAAAAAGGGTTGTTGGAATTGCCCTTGATCTTTAATAAGGTTATTGAAAAGAATCCTAAAACAAAATTGGTTTTGGTAGGCAAAGATGTTCCTGATATTACTACCGGAAACCCTTCTACTTGGCAAATGATGCAAGTATTATTTTCGAAGCAAGCTAAGGAGAAAGTGATGTATTTAGGAAGTATTCCGTATGCCGAAATAAAAGCTAAAATAGCCGAGGCTACGCTATGTGTTTTTCCTTCATTTGCAGAGGCCTTTCCAGTTTCTTGGTTGGAGTCAATGGCGATGCATACACCGATTGTCGCTTCCAATATTGGTTGGGCCAAAGAAATGATTGATGACGGTAAAAGTGGTTTTTTAGTAGATCCTAAAGATCACAATTTATTTGCAGATAGAATTAACGAATTATTGGAAGATATTGAATTGAGAAAGAATATTGGTATTTCAGCGCGATGTACTATTGAAAATGTATTTGACATAAAAAAAATTGCACTACAAAATGTCGATTTTTATGAATCTATAATTAGTAAATAG
- a CDS encoding glycosyltransferase family 2 protein produces MIVIYHNTRQVTRVTSDNLEVIDFDDSKSIAWVLMHIAMQFPDKKIAWCHQDCEKFVNWNEFPKVLHHNKIMASFSPSIQIYLGSEIGYVEESPFINVNKRVSYPTWQMSSIIGGMHASVLVRFKEKIKERRNFDYFLNSMAKLGMPLGLLCYSEPKLFKNFPECPQNKATIFTLFQFVYQHYKTSWMFLLLLNLMVYEKRLPIFAFLKVLFYRKRNNSAISLDSIVVHSNREVVQEATIDVIIPTIGRKAYLYDVLKDLSRQTHLPKRVIIVEQNPMEGSMSELDYLKNENWPFKIKHIFTHQAGACNARNLALSKVDSEWVFLNDDDNRFEEDLLKKTIENIKKYGEKCITTSYLQPYEKLQYFSVHQTGIFGSGNSFIKAELLRKVSFDKALEYGYGEDTDFGLQLRKIGVDVIYFPDLNIVHLKAPMGGFRTQPVLHWHKEAIQPKPSPTIMYVKQKHNTQEQILGYKTVLFFKFYKMQKTRNPFIYLRKMKRQWDRSVFWANQLRKINEI; encoded by the coding sequence GTGATTGTTATCTACCACAATACCAGACAAGTTACTCGGGTTACATCGGATAATCTAGAAGTAATTGATTTTGATGATTCAAAGTCAATAGCTTGGGTGCTGATGCATATTGCAATGCAATTTCCTGATAAAAAAATAGCTTGGTGTCATCAAGATTGTGAAAAGTTTGTGAACTGGAATGAATTTCCAAAGGTATTGCACCATAACAAAATTATGGCATCATTTTCTCCTTCTATTCAGATTTATTTAGGAAGCGAAATTGGTTATGTAGAGGAGTCTCCATTTATAAATGTGAATAAACGAGTGAGCTATCCTACTTGGCAAATGAGTAGTATTATTGGAGGGATGCACGCTTCTGTACTAGTTCGATTTAAAGAAAAAATTAAGGAGCGTCGTAATTTTGATTATTTTTTAAATAGTATGGCAAAATTGGGAATGCCATTGGGTTTATTATGTTATTCGGAGCCTAAATTGTTTAAAAATTTTCCTGAGTGCCCTCAAAATAAAGCAACTATTTTCACGCTATTTCAATTCGTATACCAACACTATAAAACGAGTTGGATGTTTTTGTTGTTGCTCAATTTGATGGTATACGAAAAACGATTGCCGATTTTTGCTTTTTTGAAGGTACTGTTTTATAGAAAGAGAAATAATAGTGCAATTTCTTTGGATAGTATTGTTGTTCATTCAAATAGAGAAGTGGTACAAGAAGCCACAATTGATGTTATTATTCCTACGATAGGTAGGAAGGCCTATTTGTATGATGTACTAAAGGATTTATCACGACAGACCCACTTGCCTAAGCGGGTAATCATAGTGGAACAAAATCCGATGGAGGGAAGTATGTCTGAATTGGATTATTTAAAAAATGAAAACTGGCCATTCAAAATCAAACACATATTTACCCATCAAGCGGGAGCTTGTAATGCGAGGAATCTGGCATTGTCTAAAGTGGATAGTGAGTGGGTTTTTTTGAATGATGATGACAATAGGTTTGAAGAGGACTTATTAAAAAAAACTATAGAGAACATTAAAAAGTATGGCGAAAAATGTATTACAACATCATACTTACAGCCCTACGAAAAATTACAGTATTTTAGTGTTCATCAAACAGGGATATTTGGTTCAGGTAACAGTTTTATAAAAGCAGAACTATTACGGAAGGTTTCTTTTGACAAAGCTTTGGAGTATGGTTATGGTGAGGATACTGATTTTGGATTGCAGCTCAGGAAAATAGGCGTAGATGTGATTTATTTCCCTGACCTAAATATAGTGCATCTTAAAGCGCCTATGGGAGGTTTTCGAACCCAACCTGTGCTGCATTGGCATAAGGAAGCTATACAGCCCAAGCCTTCGCCAACAATTATGTATGTTAAGCAAAAACACAATACTCAAGAGCAGATTTTAGGCTATAAAACAGTTTTGTTTTTCAAATTTTATAAGATGCAAAAAACTAGAAACCCTTTTATATACCTAAGGAAGATGAAAAGGCAATGGGATAGAAGCGTTTTTTGGGCTAATCAATTAAGAAAAATAAATGAAATTTAG
- a CDS encoding glycosyltransferase family 2 protein, translating into MKFSLIICTYQRPKPLLQLLQSVQEQTLYPDEILIIDGSTNEATQVILEQNHFQNVCYFLVPKEQRGLTKQRNFGINMISADSEIVCFLDDDTVLSTDYFEQLLNTYQKYPDALGVGGYIHNETKWEPIDTNYKPLIDEFCFDGWKRKDGSRFVLRKKLGLDSDCSPGFSSLYSHGRSVGFLPPSGKIYEVEQLMGGVSSFTKKVFETHQFSTYFEGYGLYEDADFCLRVATTGKLYLNTAATLNHYHAGSGRPNQFHYGKMVVRNGWYVWRIKNPNPLLKHQLKWHAITLLLTFIRFSNTFTSNQREKAFTEACGRMMGWWSLIFNKPKEK; encoded by the coding sequence ATGAAATTTAGTTTAATAATTTGTACCTACCAGCGTCCGAAGCCTTTGTTGCAATTGTTGCAGTCGGTTCAGGAGCAAACTTTGTATCCCGATGAAATTCTGATTATTGACGGGTCAACTAACGAGGCAACCCAAGTTATTTTGGAGCAAAATCATTTCCAAAACGTATGCTATTTTTTAGTGCCCAAAGAACAAAGAGGTTTGACCAAGCAACGCAATTTTGGAATCAATATGATAAGTGCGGATAGTGAAATCGTTTGCTTTTTGGATGATGATACGGTTTTGTCAACCGATTATTTTGAGCAATTACTAAACACTTATCAAAAATATCCAGATGCGCTAGGAGTAGGCGGGTACATTCATAACGAAACCAAGTGGGAACCTATAGATACTAATTATAAGCCTCTAATAGATGAGTTTTGTTTTGATGGATGGAAAAGAAAAGACGGAAGTCGATTTGTTTTAAGGAAAAAGTTAGGATTAGATAGTGATTGTTCGCCAGGATTTTCTTCTTTGTATTCACACGGAAGAAGTGTAGGCTTTTTACCTCCAAGTGGCAAAATTTATGAAGTAGAACAATTGATGGGGGGTGTTTCTTCTTTTACTAAAAAGGTGTTTGAAACACATCAATTTTCCACTTATTTTGAAGGCTATGGCTTGTATGAAGATGCAGATTTTTGTTTGCGAGTTGCTACAACAGGCAAATTATACCTGAATACAGCGGCTACATTGAACCATTATCATGCAGGATCAGGCCGTCCCAATCAATTCCATTATGGCAAAATGGTTGTGCGAAATGGTTGGTATGTATGGAGGATAAAGAATCCAAACCCCTTGTTAAAACACCAATTGAAATGGCATGCGATTACTTTATTATTGACTTTCATTCGATTTAGCAATACCTTTACTTCAAACCAACGTGAAAAGGCTTTTACTGAAGCTTGTGGAAGAATGATGGGATGGTGGAGTTTGATTTTTAATAAACCAAAAGAGAAGTAA
- the neuC gene encoding UDP-N-acetylglucosamine 2-epimerase, with translation MKKIVFLTGTRADFGKIKSLISILELHPEFEVFVFVTGMHLQEEYGYTLLEIERCGFSHIHTFSNHTHETTMDLTLAKTIEGLSGYVKEIQPDLIVVHGDRVETLAGAIVGSLNNILVAHIEGGEVSGTVDELIRHSVSKLSHIHFVSNTEAAQRLQQMGEIKESIFTIGSPDIDIMFSEQLPDLAVAKSYYQLDFEAYAIAMFHPVTTEIDQMEAYAQNFVGALLADRHNYLVVYPNNDLGSRLVLKAYEALKDNPRFRIIPSLRFEYFLTLLKNSQFIIGNSSAGIREAPYYGIPIINIGTRQQNRAVHADILHVDYQSASILAALTTIDVHKVNVGNSDFGQGNSAQLFLECLKETTLWNSNHQKQFRDNF, from the coding sequence ATGAAAAAAATCGTATTTCTAACGGGTACTCGTGCCGATTTTGGTAAAATAAAATCATTGATTTCAATTCTGGAATTACATCCTGAATTTGAAGTTTTTGTTTTTGTGACGGGTATGCATTTGCAGGAGGAATACGGCTATACTTTATTAGAGATTGAACGTTGTGGTTTTAGCCACATTCATACTTTTTCAAATCACACCCATGAAACGACTATGGATTTGACTTTGGCAAAAACCATAGAAGGCTTGTCAGGGTATGTAAAAGAAATACAACCCGATTTAATCGTCGTTCATGGGGATCGAGTAGAGACTTTGGCGGGAGCGATTGTAGGTTCTTTGAATAATATTTTGGTAGCACACATTGAAGGCGGAGAGGTGTCGGGCACAGTAGATGAATTGATTCGCCACAGTGTGAGTAAATTGAGCCATATTCATTTTGTTTCCAACACTGAGGCAGCACAGAGATTACAGCAGATGGGCGAAATCAAGGAATCTATTTTTACTATCGGTTCGCCTGATATTGATATTATGTTTTCGGAGCAACTTCCGGATCTAGCCGTTGCTAAAAGCTATTATCAATTGGATTTTGAAGCATATGCCATTGCCATGTTTCATCCTGTAACTACCGAGATTGATCAGATGGAAGCCTATGCCCAGAACTTCGTTGGTGCCTTGCTTGCTGATCGTCATAATTATTTGGTGGTCTATCCAAATAATGATTTAGGCAGCCGATTGGTTTTAAAAGCTTACGAAGCTTTGAAAGACAATCCCAGATTCCGCATCATACCTTCTTTGCGTTTTGAATATTTTCTGACCTTGTTGAAAAATAGTCAATTCATTATAGGCAACAGCAGTGCAGGGATTCGAGAGGCACCTTATTACGGAATTCCGATTATCAATATAGGAACTCGTCAACAAAACAGAGCGGTTCATGCGGATATCCTTCATGTTGATTATCAATCAGCGTCTATTTTGGCAGCACTTACTACTATCGATGTTCATAAAGTAAACGTCGGGAATTCAGATTTTGGACAAGGGAACAGCGCACAGTTGTTTTTGGAATGTCTTAAGGAAACAACGCTTTGGAATAGCAATCATCAGAAACAGTTTAGAGATAACTTTTAA
- a CDS encoding cytidylyltransferase domain-containing protein, with the protein MKTIAIIPARGDSKRLPKKNVLPLGDLPLLVHSIRYALVNSEIIDAVYVSTDDVAIKEIAIANGAQVIDRPKNISGDLEPTVSALRHVLESINEEVAYVILLQPTNPLRPLNLLKEAFDIFTKGNYNSLFTVTRNHQKFGKIIDNTFQPYNYKLGQRSQDLEPLFYENGLLYITKASLILPLDLACPERSRRARDDSKIISENAFPFEVNHIFATVDIDTLEDFEYAEYLMDKVSRLRST; encoded by the coding sequence ATGAAAACTATAGCAATAATTCCCGCTAGAGGAGATTCGAAGCGACTTCCTAAAAAAAATGTACTGCCTTTAGGAGACTTGCCTTTATTGGTACATTCCATACGCTATGCTTTGGTAAATAGTGAAATTATTGACGCTGTTTATGTTTCTACTGATGATGTAGCAATAAAAGAGATAGCCATAGCAAACGGAGCTCAAGTTATTGATAGACCTAAGAATATTTCGGGTGATTTGGAACCCACTGTTTCTGCATTGCGGCATGTGTTGGAATCGATAAATGAGGAAGTGGCGTATGTTATTTTGCTACAACCTACCAATCCATTGCGACCATTGAATTTGTTAAAGGAGGCTTTTGATATTTTTACAAAAGGAAACTATAACAGCCTTTTTACCGTTACTAGAAACCATCAGAAATTTGGGAAAATAATTGACAATACATTCCAGCCTTACAACTATAAACTGGGGCAACGCAGTCAGGATTTAGAGCCTTTGTTTTATGAAAATGGATTGCTGTACATAACCAAAGCATCTCTGATTTTGCCTCTCGATTTAGCCTGTCCTGAGCGAAGTCGAAGGGCTCGAGATGACAGTAAAATTATTTCAGAAAATGCTTTTCCATTCGAAGTAAATCATATTTTTGCCACTGTTGACATCGATACTCTAGAAGACTTTGAGTATGCGGAGTATTTAATGGATAAAGTGTCTCGACTGCGCTCGACTTGA
- a CDS encoding MBOAT family protein yields the protein MFFNSLAFAIFLPLVFFLYWFVFNKTKNTQNALLILASYYFYSCWDWRFLFLLVFSTFLDYYTGIQIEKSTNEKGRKFWFWLSVIVNLGFLGVFKYFNFFSNSFAQLFTSLGFKASPLLLDVILPVGISFYTFHGLSYVIDIYYKRIKAEYNFVDYSLFVSYFPLLVAGPIERATHLLPQVKVQRTFDLEKAKEGLAQFVWGLVKKVVIADTCATYANAVFDNYPSMNSLSLMLGAIYFAFQIYGDFSGYSDMALGMSKLFGIDLLKNFNYPYFSRDIAEFWRRWHISLSSWFRDYLYIPLGGSQGGMWYKIRNTFIIFLVSGFWHGANWTYVVWGLLNAIYFLPLLVLQKNRNNTGPVLWSYDWKGIQTIWNILLTFTLSTIAWVFFRAKSITDAVLYLKQMVINGDFSSQYLSNERYNYEILLLIGVFVVVEWNNRNRVEPLSGRYSLLKFGLAIAAIMALGTFSDYKEFIYFQF from the coding sequence ATGTTTTTCAATTCTTTGGCTTTTGCCATTTTCCTTCCCTTAGTGTTTTTTTTGTACTGGTTTGTTTTCAATAAAACCAAAAACACTCAAAATGCTTTACTTATACTTGCTAGCTATTACTTCTATTCCTGCTGGGATTGGCGGTTTTTATTCCTGTTAGTGTTTTCTACTTTTTTGGATTATTATACAGGTATTCAAATTGAAAAAAGCACCAATGAAAAAGGACGAAAGTTTTGGTTTTGGCTTAGTGTTATTGTCAACTTGGGATTTTTAGGGGTTTTTAAATACTTCAATTTCTTCTCGAATTCGTTTGCTCAATTGTTTACTTCTCTTGGGTTTAAAGCGAGTCCACTACTTCTGGATGTGATTCTTCCTGTTGGAATTTCTTTTTACACCTTTCATGGCTTATCCTACGTCATTGATATTTATTACAAGCGCATCAAAGCGGAGTATAACTTTGTCGATTATTCTTTATTTGTGAGTTATTTTCCCCTGTTGGTGGCAGGACCAATCGAAAGAGCCACTCATTTGTTGCCTCAGGTCAAAGTACAACGAACCTTCGATTTAGAAAAAGCTAAAGAAGGCCTTGCTCAATTCGTTTGGGGATTGGTCAAAAAAGTAGTCATTGCGGATACCTGCGCTACTTATGCGAATGCAGTTTTTGATAACTATCCCTCAATGAATTCGTTATCCTTGATGCTGGGAGCTATTTATTTTGCATTTCAAATTTATGGTGATTTTTCAGGCTATTCCGATATGGCTTTAGGGATGTCAAAACTGTTTGGAATTGATTTATTGAAAAACTTCAATTATCCCTATTTTTCAAGAGATATCGCCGAGTTCTGGAGACGTTGGCACATTTCGTTGTCCTCTTGGTTCAGGGATTATTTATATATTCCGCTTGGAGGCAGTCAAGGTGGAATGTGGTACAAGATTCGCAATACCTTTATTATTTTCTTAGTGAGTGGCTTTTGGCACGGTGCCAATTGGACCTATGTGGTTTGGGGATTATTAAATGCCATTTACTTTCTACCTTTATTGGTATTGCAAAAAAACAGGAACAATACCGGCCCTGTGTTATGGAGCTACGACTGGAAAGGAATACAAACCATTTGGAACATTCTTTTGACTTTTACTTTAAGTACAATTGCTTGGGTCTTTTTTAGAGCAAAATCCATAACCGATGCGGTTTTGTATTTAAAGCAAATGGTCATCAACGGAGATTTTAGTTCGCAGTATTTGTCAAACGAAAGGTACAATTACGAAATACTCCTTTTAATTGGTGTTTTTGTAGTGGTAGAATGGAACAACAGAAACCGAGTAGAGCCCTTATCAGGGCGCTATAGTCTTCTTAAATTTGGTTTAGCTATTGCAGCCATTATGGCTTTAGGGACTTTTTCGGATTATAAGGAGTTTATTTATTTTCAGTTTTAA
- a CDS encoding N-acetylneuraminate synthase family protein: MNPFIEIASRKIGPDYPPLVIAEIGINHEGSLEVAKAMVDAAQRAGVEVVKHQTHIVEDEMAGAAKNVIPGNADVSIYEIMERCSLNEADELELKKYVESKGMIFISTPFSRAAAERLKKFDIPAYKIGSGECNNYPLLEHIASFGKPVILSTGMNTIESICKAVAIFDRHQVPVALLHTTNLYPTPIHLVRFGAMTQMHNAFPDKVFGLSDHTLNNNACLGAVALGASILERHFTDHMQRTGPDIVCSMDEATTKELIVSSNEIWQMRGGVKAPAQEEQVTIDFAFATVCAISDIKEGELFTKQNIWVKRPGTGAILAEHFESLIGKKATRVIANDEQLSWEDIR, from the coding sequence ATGAATCCATTTATAGAAATAGCAAGTAGAAAAATAGGCCCAGATTATCCACCTTTGGTGATTGCCGAAATTGGCATAAACCACGAAGGGTCATTGGAAGTAGCCAAAGCAATGGTAGATGCTGCTCAACGAGCTGGAGTGGAAGTAGTGAAACACCAGACCCATATCGTCGAAGATGAAATGGCAGGAGCAGCCAAGAATGTAATTCCAGGAAATGCCGATGTTTCTATCTACGAAATTATGGAGCGTTGCTCGTTGAATGAAGCAGACGAATTGGAATTGAAAAAGTATGTAGAAAGTAAGGGGATGATTTTTATCTCAACTCCTTTCTCTCGAGCCGCTGCCGAACGATTGAAAAAATTCGATATACCCGCTTATAAAATTGGATCAGGAGAGTGCAATAATTATCCGCTTTTGGAACATATTGCTTCTTTTGGCAAACCAGTTATTTTGAGTACCGGAATGAATACTATTGAAAGTATTTGCAAAGCGGTGGCTATTTTTGACCGTCATCAAGTACCAGTGGCTTTGTTGCATACCACCAATTTGTATCCTACACCTATACATTTGGTTCGATTTGGAGCCATGACGCAAATGCATAACGCTTTTCCAGATAAAGTATTTGGATTAAGCGATCATACACTGAATAACAATGCCTGTTTGGGAGCAGTCGCTTTGGGAGCTAGTATTTTAGAACGCCATTTTACGGATCACATGCAGCGCACCGGACCCGATATTGTATGTAGTATGGATGAGGCAACTACCAAAGAATTGATTGTTAGTTCGAATGAAATTTGGCAAATGCGAGGCGGTGTTAAAGCTCCTGCCCAAGAAGAGCAAGTGACTATTGATTTTGCTTTTGCTACCGTTTGTGCTATTTCGGATATCAAAGAAGGAGAACTATTTACCAAACAGAATATTTGGGTAAAACGCCCTGGTACTGGTGCCATTTTGGCGGAACACTTTGAATCGTTAATAGGTAAAAAAGCGACTCGAGTTATTGCAAATGATGAACAGTTGAGTTGGGAGGATATTAGATAA
- a CDS encoding GIY-YIG nuclease family protein, whose protein sequence is MKFYYVYILECKDASLYVGVTSDMDRRLNEHNAGKYPDAYTHSRRPVKLVFCQEFMDPNQAIEFEKKIKKWSRLKKQALIDGNFDRLQNLSECRNATHYKYDPNKGEEFE, encoded by the coding sequence ATGAAATTCTACTATGTTTATATTTTGGAGTGTAAGGATGCTTCCTTGTATGTGGGAGTCACCTCGGATATGGACAGAAGATTGAATGAACATAATGCAGGTAAATACCCAGATGCATATACACATTCTAGAAGACCAGTAAAATTGGTTTTTTGTCAAGAGTTTATGGATCCTAATCAGGCAATTGAGTTTGAGAAAAAAATTAAGAAGTGGAGTAGATTAAAAAAGCAAGCTTTGATTGATGGCAATTTTGATAGGTTGCAAAATTTATCAGAATGTAGAAATGCTACTCATTATAAATATGATCCTAATAAGGGAGAAGAGTTTGAGTAA
- a CDS encoding bifunctional 2-polyprenyl-6-hydroxyphenol methylase/3-demethylubiquinol 3-O-methyltransferase UbiG: MKTIESTVAINKKQAEFYNTKKKNWITQIWSKFRNGTLNRIKKGVGIQDQAYLKHKEWFGDLSSKRVLDLGCFSGNYWSMYLAEHSKVYIGIDLSDVAIEKLRQRLIAFPNASALAIDFLSSEFKEKDFDLIYAYGVLHHFENTEMLVDKLNEKLAPKGQIISYDPLQTSLPIKLIRLLYRPFQSDAAWEWPFTKKVYYQYEEAFAIIERHGLLGKSKWMALLSVLPFSEKWKAKIGQKWHKEDWEKSSTSNSVLFSCMHLTMLMEKKK; the protein is encoded by the coding sequence ATGAAAACTATAGAATCAACCGTAGCAATAAATAAAAAGCAAGCTGAATTTTACAATACTAAAAAGAAAAATTGGATCACTCAGATTTGGTCTAAATTTAGAAATGGTACTTTGAATAGGATAAAAAAAGGTGTTGGTATACAAGATCAGGCTTATCTTAAACATAAGGAATGGTTTGGTGATTTGAGTTCGAAAAGAGTTTTAGATTTAGGATGTTTTTCTGGAAATTATTGGTCAATGTACTTGGCTGAGCATTCAAAAGTATACATCGGAATCGATTTGAGTGATGTGGCTATTGAAAAACTGCGTCAGCGTTTAATCGCTTTTCCCAATGCTAGTGCTTTAGCTATTGATTTTTTATCATCGGAGTTCAAAGAAAAGGATTTTGATTTAATCTATGCCTACGGAGTTTTGCATCATTTTGAAAATACAGAAATGCTAGTTGATAAGCTCAATGAAAAATTAGCACCCAAAGGACAAATTATAAGTTATGATCCATTGCAAACGAGTTTGCCCATAAAACTAATCCGATTACTATACCGTCCATTTCAATCCGATGCCGCTTGGGAGTGGCCATTTACCAAAAAAGTGTATTATCAGTATGAAGAGGCTTTTGCAATTATAGAAAGACATGGGCTTTTGGGTAAATCAAAATGGATGGCTTTGTTGTCTGTGTTGCCTTTTTCTGAAAAATGGAAAGCAAAAATAGGACAAAAGTGGCACAAAGAGGATTGGGAAAAATCTAGCACGTCCAACTCTGTATTGTTTAGTTGTATGCATTTAACTATGTTAATGGAAAAAAAGAAATAA
- a CDS encoding UDP-glycosyltransferase: MTTKPKIVILLPDGIGLRNFAYSEFHTIGEKENFDLVFWNNTPFDLKTLGFTEIKIGNSKSHPLTETYKNARKQIELNLNIRRTKDRVYDTYRFPFSYNTVKKAIKSSVTQLMTFTHSSQYGLTRIRKIIKQKERKTFYYHQCLETLQKERPALVFCTNQRPMTAIAPLLAAEELGIPTATFIFSWDNLPKATMVVETDYYFVWSDLMKKELLMYYPYIKVSQVFITGTPQFESHFDKAKILSKEDFCKQYHLDLNKRYICYSGDDVTTCPDDPKYLEDVAIAVRELNQKGHALGVVFRRCPVDFSTRYDKVLEDYKDVIAPIVPLWERIGEGWNTILPTPDDIALQNVTIEHTEMVVNLGSSMVFDYVAHHKPCAFINYDVDQKIITDWSVKKIYQYVHFCSMPNKEAVLWINSPNEISAIIEKGITTPSSIIENAQKWFEVINQQPPQVASQRIWKAIKTIISKE; encoded by the coding sequence TTGACAACAAAACCAAAAATAGTAATCTTATTGCCTGACGGTATTGGACTTCGAAATTTTGCCTATTCTGAATTTCATACTATCGGAGAAAAAGAAAATTTCGACCTCGTGTTTTGGAATAACACCCCATTTGATTTAAAGACACTTGGTTTTACCGAAATTAAAATCGGAAATTCTAAATCCCATCCTCTAACCGAGACCTATAAGAATGCTCGCAAGCAAATAGAGTTAAACCTGAATATTCGAAGGACTAAAGACCGCGTTTATGACACCTATCGTTTCCCTTTTTCGTACAATACTGTAAAAAAGGCGATTAAGAGCAGTGTTACTCAATTAATGACTTTTACGCATTCTTCTCAATATGGATTAACTCGTATTCGGAAAATAATCAAACAGAAAGAGCGTAAAACCTTTTATTATCATCAGTGTTTGGAAACCTTACAAAAGGAACGACCTGCCCTTGTGTTTTGTACCAATCAGCGTCCGATGACGGCTATTGCTCCTTTGTTGGCGGCAGAAGAATTGGGTATTCCGACAGCCACCTTTATTTTCTCTTGGGATAATTTGCCCAAAGCCACAATGGTAGTCGAAACGGATTATTATTTTGTATGGAGTGATTTGATGAAAAAGGAATTGCTAATGTATTATCCTTATATCAAAGTATCGCAAGTTTTCATCACTGGCACTCCACAGTTTGAGTCGCATTTTGATAAGGCCAAGATACTGTCTAAAGAAGATTTTTGTAAACAGTACCACTTAGATTTAAATAAAAGATACATCTGCTACTCGGGTGATGATGTGACTACTTGTCCTGATGATCCCAAATATTTAGAAGATGTGGCTATAGCTGTTCGTGAATTGAATCAAAAAGGGCATGCACTAGGTGTTGTTTTTAGACGTTGTCCAGTTGATTTCTCTACTCGTTATGATAAAGTCTTGGAAGACTATAAAGATGTAATTGCTCCAATTGTTCCTCTTTGGGAACGAATCGGAGAAGGTTGGAATACGATATTGCCTACGCCTGATGATATTGCGCTACAAAATGTAACCATTGAGCATACGGAAATGGTTGTCAATTTGGGTTCTTCTATGGTATTTGATTATGTGGCGCATCACAAACCGTGTGCTTTTATCAATTACGATGTTGACCAAAAGATAATTACCGATTGGTCGGTTAAAAAAATATACCAATATGTTCATTTTTGTTCCATGCCCAACAAAGAAGCTGTTTTATGGATCAATAGTCCAAATGAAATCTCGGCAATCATCGAAAAAGGAATCACAACACCTTCGTCAATAATCGAAAATGCCCAAAAATGGTTTGAAGTAATCAATCAACAGCCACCGCAAGTAGCTTCTCAACGAATTTGGAAAGCCATAAAAACTATCATTTCTAAAGAATAA